The Blastopirellula marina genome contains the following window.
CAGGTGAAAGAGCGTTGCGATATCTCTAAGAACGGAATCTTCAGCGAAGAGGCGATGGCCCACCTGAACGATTCCTTGAGCCGCTTTGAGTCGTGGAAGGCAACGACACGCAAGATCGTCGAGCTTTCCGCCCCAGGAAACGACATCGATCCAATGCAGCTTAATAAGCTTTCCAAGGACGCGTTGGCCGAGTTTGAGTCGTTCCGCGAGCCGCTGGATGGCGCCAAAGAGCATCTTCAACTCGATATCGAAACAGCTCTGGCCGAGATCGCTCGTAAGAAGGAGCTGATCAACGAAAGCGAACAGAAGGCAACTGCCAGCCGTGAAGCCGTGGTTGCAACCGCCGACGAAGTGCGTCGCAACGCTAGCAGTTCGGTGAGCAGCTTCCTTATTATTGGTGGAATTGCCATCACTTTGACCGTGGTGTTCGGTACGATTCTATCTCGATCGATTATCGCTCCGCTGAACCAAACGATTCGGATGCTCGATGGCATCGCTGCCAGCGGCGGTGACTTAACGCAGCGTTTGGTGATGAATCGCCGTGATGAATTCGGCCGCCTGGCGAAGTCCTTCAATCACTTTGTTGAGAAGATCCAGGGGGTCGTCAGCCGAATTGCTCAGGACTCGGAAGTCTTGGTTCAATCCTCGAGCGAACTCGATGACACCTCGAGCAGCCTAACCAAGGGTGCCGAGGAGGCCTCGTTACGAAGTTCGTCGGTTGCTGCGGCCGCTGAAGAGATGTCGGTCTCGATCACCAACATCCAGCAAACAACCCACGACATGAACAACAGCTTCGACATGGTCTCGCATGCCGTCGATGAAATGTCGCGCAGCATCTCAGAGATCGCCAACAATACCGAGCAATCTTCGACCATCGCCAACGCTGCCTCGACCACGGTCAGTGCCAGCCACGAGAAGATGGAACTCTTGAGTCAAGCCGCCGCCGAAATCGGCCGCGTGACCGAAGTGATTCAAGACATCGCCGAACAGACCAACCTGTTGGCCTTGAACGCAACCATCGAAGCCTCGCGAGCTGGTGAAGCAGGTCGCGGTTTCGCGGTGGTCGCCACGGAAGTGAAAGCGTTGGCTCGCCAAACGGCCGAGGCCACGGACGATATTCGTTCGCGAATCGCAGGCATTCAAACTTCGGCCAGCACCGCGGTCGAAACGATCTCCGATGTCGACAACGTCGTGAAACAGGTTCACCAGATCTCGATGACGATCGCAGCTGCGGTGGAAGAACAACGCACCGTCGCTCAGAGCATCTCCGAACAACTGCAAAACGTTTCACACGGCGTGAAGTCGGTCTCGCATAGCCTCGACCAATCGTCCGAAGCGAGCTCGGAGGTGAGTCGCAGTATTGCTCAGGTCGACGACGTCGCCAGCCGAACGCTATCCGACGCTGGTCGCACCGGTTCGATCGGCAATCGCATGTCGACTCTGGCTGCTCAGTTGAACGAAACGTTGAGCGAGTTCAGCTACTAAGGTTGAACGAAGCGGCTCCACAAACGTGATCAAGGGCATCGTCCCCCGGAAGAAAGCCAAAGCAAATCGTCTTTGGCTTTCTTTTTTTCTTGCCCTACGGTTTCTCGAAACGGACCGTTCCTTCACCGATCAGCACCGCATATTCGTTCAGTACGTATTGTCCGCTACCGAGTGACTGGCAGCCTTGCTCCAACAAAATGTCCCCCTCAAAGGAAACGGTGGAAGCTTCCGCGGCTTCGTTTTGGGGATGGAGGCGTACGACTGCAAAGCACGACTGCGAATCGTTCCGATAGGTCACCAAGCCCGTCCGCCAAAGTTGATCCCATCCGGCAGTCAGATTCTCTCCCTTTAAAAGCCCTGCGTGTTGCCACCGTTTGCGTAAGCTCAACAGGTCACGATACCAGTTCCACGTTTCCTGGTTGCCTTCCGCTCGCGGGCCAATCTTTGACTTCCGAAACGCAGCCGGCGACAAGCAAGAGACAACCTGCGACCAGTCATGCTGCGGATGTTCGCGACGACGACCTTGCTCAACAGCTTTTCTCAAATGCGAGTCACCGAAGTCGGCGAAGAAATAGAACGGGTTATCTGCCGCGAACTCTTCTCCCATGAATAGCATCGGAATTGATGGCAGCATCAACATCAACGCGGCGGCCGCTCGCTGAGCCTCGTGCGAAGTGATCTGATGCATTCGCAAGCCCTCGGGATGATTGCCCACGAAGTCATGATTTTGTATCGAGAAGATCAGCGACGACAAATCGGCTGGCGTGCTGTCTTCCTCCAGCGGAATCCGTCGTCGCTTGCCACCGATGGTGCCGCGAAAGACGTAGCCGCGACGGAGCGTGGCATCGATGTCTTCGCCGGCTTGGTAACGTCGATCCGACATATGCTGCTCAGGTTGAATCTCCGCCGCGACTGCGTGCAGGAAGTCGTCGCACCAGATCGCATCGAAGCCGTACCCACCCGCATCGAGCGAGGTGAGCAGTTCCGCGTCGTAGATGTTACTCTCTGCAATCAAATGCAGTTCGCGGCCGAGTTTCGTTTGCATCGCTGCGAACGCGTCACCAATTTCCCCCACGATGTGCCGCGGGGAGTTATCAAGAATACAGTGTGTTGCATCGAGTCGGAGTCCATCGAAGTGAAACTCTTCGATCCAGTACTTCGCATTGGCCACGATATACTCGCGCATCATCTCGCTGCCATCACCATCGAAGTTAGGCGCATCACCCCACACGGTTTGATGGATGGGCGAAACGTAGCCGCCAAATGGATGCAGATAGTTCCCTTCCGCACCGAAGTGGTTGTAGACCACATCGAGAATCATCGCCAAGCCTTTTTGATGGGCCACATCGATTAGATGGCGTAATTCGTCCGGCGAACCAAACGAGTTGCGTGGCGCAAAAAAATCGGTGCCGTCGTAGCCCCAGTTCCATCGACCGGCCGACTCCGCTACCGGCATCAGCTCGACGGCCGTCACGCCCAGCTCGACCAGTTCGTCCAGCCGATCGATCGCGGCCGTGTAGGTTCCTTCCTTGGTAAAGGTTCCTATGTGCAGCTCGTATACCACCATCGCCGCTTTCGGAATGCCCTTCCAGGAATGGTCACCCCAAACATACGTTCGCGGATCGATCAGTTCGGACGGTCGATGAACACCCTCCGGCTGAAAGCGACTCGCGGGGTCGGGGCGGGGATTACCGTCCGGCACACGAAACCAATACTTGGTTCCCGCCGGGACATTTACCGACACCGTGAATACGCCAGGCTCTTTCTGACTCATGGGAATCTCTTGGGCATCTTCCCCCTCGATTTGCAGCGACAATCGGTCGCACGCCGGGGCATGCACTGTGAAGCAAACCGATCCATCATCTTGAAACTGGGGGCCGAACGTACGTGGCATGGAGCTATCCTGCGATTTCTAAGTAGAGATCCAACGAGCGAGAGCAAACAATCTAAATTGGCGCGCCGATTATTTCGCGCCACGGGGAAATTGGCAATGCACTACCCATTCTCCGTTGGTTGTGGTTCGTTTTTCCTGTTTTCTTCAGCTACAATCAACACCATCACGCCTTACACCCTCCTCTGCGAGATCCCACTATGCATCGCCTCGTTTCTTACGCCGCCGCTCTCCTCCTGCTGTGCGGTAGTTCGCTTCATGCCCAGGAAAAGAAGCAGCCCAACATCATCGTCATCCTGGCCGATGACATGGGGTATTCCGATATCGGCTGCTACGGGTCTGAAATTCAAACGCCAACACTGGACAGCTTGGCGGAGTCCGGCCTCAAGTTCAGTCAGTTTTACAACACAGCCCGTTGCTGTCCGACGCGGGCCTCGCTACTGACCGGATTGTATCCGCACCAAGCAGGGATCGGTCACATGGTGACCGGCAACTACGATCCCAACCAGTTTCCCGGCTACCATCAAGATTTGAACGATCGGTGTCAAACGATCGCCGAAGTCTTGAAGCCCGCGGGTTACACCACGTACATGACCGGCAAATGGCACGTCTGTAACAACATGAGCCCAGACGGCACCAAGCACAACTGGCCACTGCAGCGTGGGTTCGATCACTTCTACGGTACGATCACCGGCGCTGGCAGCTTTTACGATCCGGCCGCATTGTGTCGTGGCAATACGCTGATCACGCCGGTCAACGATAAAGACTACCAACCCGAGTCGTACTACTACACCGATGCGATCGGCGACAACGCCGTGAGCTTTTTGCAGCAACACGAAGAGGGCTCGGACGACAAGCCGTTCTTTTTGTATGTCGCATTCACCGCGGCTCACTGGCCGATGCATGCCTTGCCGGAAGATATCGCCAAGTACGAAGACCTTTATAAGAAAGGGTACGGCGAAATCCGAAAGGCTCGTTTTGCTCGCTTGAAAGAATTGGGCTTGATCGATCCTCAATGGGAAATGGCTGCTCGCGCCGGAACGTGGAAGAAGATCGAGCACAAGCCGTGGGAGATTCAGTGTATGGCGGTCTACGCCGCGATGATCGATCGCATGGATCAGAATATCGCCAAAATCACCCAACAGCTGAAAGCCTCGGACGAACTCGACAATACCCTGGTCTTCTATATGCAAGATAACGGCGGATGTGCCGAAGGGGTCGGTCGGCAAAGCGATAAGAACTTGCCCGAGCCCCGAAAGCCAATGGGGCCGGATGAACTGCAGCTCAGCATCATTCCGGCGTTCGCACGCGATGGTAAGCCGGTTCGCCATGGCCCCGAGAACATGCCGGGACCTTACGACACCTATATCGCTTACGGCCGTAACTGGGCAAACGTCTCGAACACGCCCTTCCGGGAATACAAACATTGGGTTCACGAAGGAGGCATCTCGACTCCGCTGATTGTGCACTGGCCCGTTGGAATTGCTGCTTCGCAAAACGGCAAGCTGGTCACCACGCCGAGCCATTTAATCGACATCATGGCCACCTGCGTCGATGTCGCCGGAGCCGACTATCCACAACAGGTCGCCGGCAAAGAGATTACTCCCCTACAAGGAATCAGCCTTGCCCCGTCCTTCACCGGCAGCGAGCCCCAACGGAAGACACCGATCTTCTGGGAGCACGAAGCCAACGGTGCGGTCCGTGACGGCAAATGGAAAATCGTTCGCTACGGCAAGATGGGCAGCGGGGAAACCCAACCTTGGGAACTGCACGACATGGAAGCGGATCGAACGGAACAACATGATCTGGCCAGCCAACATCCTGAAATCGTCGAGAAGATGGCTGCTCAGTGGGATCAGTGGGCTCACGAGGCGAACGTACTGCCGTGGCCTTGGGGCAATCAAAAGAAGAAGTAATTGGTAAACTCCATCATGCAAACTTTGACTCGAACTTCCCTGGCAGTCGCGTTTTTGCTGCTGCTGGGCATCTCCGCGCACGCGGACGAACGTCCTAACATCGTGGTCATCATGGTCGATGACTTGGGCTTCTCCGATCTTGGCTGCTTCGGTGGCGAGATCAACACGCCCAATATCGACTCGTTGGCGAGCGGCGGCTTACGTTTCACCTCGTTTTATAATTGTGCCCGCTGCTGCCCGACACGCGCTGCGATGTTGACCGGTCTTTACCCGCACCAGGTGGGGCTAATCCGAAATGGCAATTCGCTGACGCGCAACGGCGTGACAATCGCCGAGGCATTGGGGTCGGCCGGTTACCAAACCGCGATGGCTGGCAAGTGGCATCTCAGCCGCACCCAGGCACTACCGGATCACCAAGCGCAACTCGATTGGTTAAATCATCAATCGCAACCGGATCGTACGTTCTCGCCGGTCGACACCTATCCGATCAATCGCGGCTTCCAGCGGCACTTCGGACCGATCTGGGGCGTGGTCGATTACTTCGATCCCTTCTCGCTCGTCGAAGGAGAAACGCCAGTCGAAGATGTTCCGGATGATTTCTACATGACCGATGCCATTACGCAGAAGTCGGTCGATTACATCCAGGAGATGTCCCAGAGCGATGCTCCCTTCTTTCTGTACGTCGCGCACACTGCCCCGCACTGGCCGCTGCATGCCAAGCCGGAAGATATCGCCAAGTACGAAAAAACCTATCGCGATGGTTGGCACAAACTACGTGACAAGCGATATGCTCGTCAGGTGGAAATGGGGCTGATCGATCCCAAGACATCACCGAAACCTGAGCTCCAAGGGCAAGGGGACGACTGGGAAGCGTTAGACGAAGCGACGCGTGAACACATGAGCCAACTGATGTCGGTCCATGCCGGGATGGTCGATTGTGTTGACCAAGGGGTCGGCCGGATCATCAACGCTTTGAAAGAGACGGGTCGTCTCGAGAACACGCTCATTCTGGTGATGTCTGACAACGGAGCTTCCCCCGAACGTTACCTCAACCCTGGCTTCGATCGTCCAAACGAAACCCGCGAAGGGAAGCCGATCCAATACGAAGGGCTATTCAATCCTGGCAGTGAGACCACCTGGGGCTACATTGGCTCGTACTGGGCCAGTGCCGGCAACACGCCGTATCGCTACTGGAAAGCCCAATCGTTTGAAGGAGGCGCTCACACGCCGATGATCGCGCACTGGCCTTCCGGCTTGAAGACTGAGCCCGGCAGCAAGACCGATCAGCCGGGGCACGTTATCGACGTACTGCCCACCTGCCTGGAACTGGCTGGCGCTGAATATCCCCAGACGTTCAAAAAGAATGAGATCACACCCGTCGAAGGGCTTTCGCTCGCTCCGATTTTGGCAGGCCAACAGCGCGAAGGTCACCCAGCCCTCTTCTTCGAACACGAAGGAGGCAAGGCCATGATTGCTGACGGCTGGAAGCTGGTTCAACCGAAGCAGAACGGCCAATGGGAACTGTACCACTTGGCGGAAGATCGCACCGAAACCAACAACCTGGCTGAAGCCGAACCCAAACGCCTGGCCCAGATGAAACGCAAATGGCAGGCATGGTTCAACCGCGTCAAACCCTAATCACGCACAGGACACCTCCCCTCATGAAGATAACTCGTCGACTATTCGCACTGCTCGCTTTAGTAGCGTTCGCGGCCTCCGCCTCGGCGGAAGACTTACCGAATATTGTCGTCTTCCTTTCGGACGACCATACGCTGACCGATTCGTCGCTGTATGGCTCGACCGATCTGAAGACACCGAACATGGAGCGAATCGCGAAAGATGGAATGACCTTCGATCAGGCCTTCGTCGCGTCTCCTTCCTGCGCACCAAGTCGAGCTGCCCTCCTGACTGGCCTGATGCCTTCCCGCAACGGGGCCGAACCGAACCACTCGCGTCCACGCAAGGAGATTAAGAAGCTCCCGGCTTACTTCCAGGAGCTCGGCTACGAAGTGGTCAGCTTTGGGAAAGTTGGACACTATGCCCAAACGCCTGAGTATGGCTTCGACATCGCTCGGCACTTTAAGTACCACGAAGATGTCGCCGTCCCTGAAGCGCTTAAGTGGCTCAAAGCACGCGACAGCGAGAAGCCGCTGGTCCTGTTCGTTGGTACCAACTGGCCGCACGTACCGTGGCCGAAAGCGGAAGACATCGATCCCAAGACGATCAAGATTCCATCCACGCACGTGCATACACCGAAAACGCATGCTGCCCGAGCCAAGTACTATCAGGCCGTCAAAACGATGGACCGCGAACTGGGCGAAGTCTATGATCTCGCTTACGAGAAGCTCGGTCAGGACACGCTTTTTCTGCATACCAGCGACCATGGGGCTCAGTGGCCGTTCGGCAAGTGGACCCTCTATGACGATGGGATCCGCACGCCAATGATCGCGGTCTGGCCAGGCAAAATTCAGCCAGGGCAGCGAACCGATGCGATGGTCAGTTGGGTCGATATTTTGCCGACCTTATACGCCGCCACCGGTCAGACGCCACCGGAAGACCTTGACGGCCGCTCCTTCCTGCCGGTCCTGCTGGGAGAAACAGAAAAGCACCGAGACGAGATCTTCACCGTGCACAGTGGCGATGGCAACAACAACGTCTTCCCCACTCGCAGTGTCCGCACGGGTCGCTGGAAGTATATCCGTAATCTTCACCCGGAATACAAGTTCCTCTCCCATGTGACCAACGTTCACAAGGAAGACGCCTATTGGCCAAGCTGGGAGAAGAAAGCCGAGAACGGGAAGGAAGCAGCTCGCAAGGTGAAGCGTTACCTGGAACGTCCCGCCGAAGAGCTGTACGACCTGGAAGCCGATCCGACTGAGCAAACCAACCTCGCAACCGATCCTCAACATGCCGAAACGCTGAAGCAGCTGCAAGGCAAGCTGGACGCATGGATGAAAGAGCAAGGGGATCAAGAGAAGGTGTACGGTAAACCAACCCTCCTGGAAAGCAACTAGAAGGGTCGCTCGTGGTACGTGTGTTGACATGCGGTTGGTTGATTTGGCTTGTCGTAGCGACACCAGGATGTGGCGTGTCGGACAGCCATCAACCGATCGACCACAAGGATGACAGCCCAGCATATCGCGAACAGGTATGGCGGGCCGTTAGTCAGCGAGTCAACTCTGACCTAACGCCCCTGCCTACTGACACCCTGCTCGACGGCACTTGGAACGTCGAGCTTGAGATGATGGGCAATCGGCTTCCTTTCGCAAAATACGAGTTCGACGATGGAAGCTCGGTTTCGGTCACCCTCACGGTGCAAGAAAATGGCCCGACCTCGCTGGTGCCATATCACATCCCAGACGAGGGACGGTTCTCACTCGACGGCGAAATCTATCACGCCGCCACGACCATGCGTGACGAGCTGGTTCTGTTCAACGGCGACCAAAGCCTGGTTCTGGTCGCCACGAAACAGTAGGCACACGCGCAACGAGATCGAAGTTCGCGAAGCCGTTACGCCAACGCCGATTGAATCCGCGACACCAACTGATTGTCGGCCCGCTGCGAATCACGCAGCAGGAAGATATTCGACGCCAGATAGGTGTTTCGCCACTCCGGCGAGACGTGGTAGTAATCTTCCAGAATCGCGGAGCTGAACTTGTAATCGTGGGCATTGGTTCCCTTGCGGAAGATCAGCACGCGGGCCGCATCGATCAGCTGCTTCGCTTTCGCTTCGTGATTCTCTTCCTCTTGGAGGTAACCGAGCGTCATTCGAGCCGCGGAGGTCGGATCGCTTCCCAATTGGGCGAAGATATCTTCCACGGCTTGCGTCGCGTCTCCTTCCGGCTTGGTCGCTTCGAGGTTGGTGGAGAGAACATCCTTTACATTGCCTCGTCCGTTCATCCCCCCCCGGAACATCGGCAGGAACGCTGCGTTTTGTAGTAACAGCAGACGACGCGTTTGATCATCACCGCACGTCTCATAGGCATAACGCAAAGCGTTGGTCGTGGTGACCGAGTGCAGTGGCACGATGGCCGGTTGCTGCATCACCATCTCGCCTGCGACAACGTGGATCGCATCCCAAATCGATTGAGGATGGGCGCCGCCGTTGATCAATTGGACGGCTTGATCGCAAGCATCGTCGTTCGATCCTGACCGCAACGTTTCGATCATGGCGATCGTTGCTGCCGGATCGATTTTGCCGGTCGTCCAATCGTCACGAAGCTTTGCGGCGACCTCCTCGTTTCTTCGGAAGGGGCGGTCCGCTTCGTCATCCCGTTTAGCCGGATTGCTCCCTTCGTGCATTAGCAAGGCGTAAGTCAAACTACGCAGCACAGGCTCCGCATGCTGCCAGCCGATGCAGCCGAGCGTACGGTAGCTATTGGCAACGTAGATCGCTTTGTGCCCGATGCTGCGATAATCGCGGGATCCATATTTGAATAGGAGTCGGTAGATCTCGTTCGCCCCGCCCGTTCGCGCAAGGCTGGCCGCAGCGACATCGGCCTTCTCTACGTCCCAGTTTTCCATCGCATCGATGAACTGCGCCCTGGCTTTAGCGCGGGTCAAGATCTTGCTGTCGTCCATGGCCGACATCGTCCAGTCGCCGCGTTCTTCCACATCACGCTGGGCGGCGGACTTGTAATGATCGAGCGCCCAGAAGATCGGCAACCAGCGATGCTCATCTGGCGAAGAAATACTGGCCAGGTGGGCCGAGTTAACCACCAACACGGCATGAAACTTATGCCCCACGGACGGACGTGGCTCCACGTTTTTCACGCCGACCAGCAACAGCGCCGCGAGCACTTCCCGATAGCTGGTCCCTTTTTTGATTCGATCCGCAACCGCTTCCATCAGCTTCGCGCGCGGCGTCTCTTCGATCAGACGCACCAACGGTTCGATACTGGAATCAAGCCGGACAACGTTGGGA
Protein-coding sequences here:
- a CDS encoding methyl-accepting chemotaxis protein, coding for MLTTKGKISGLVAIGCLSLVLLISIGWYTLSEQVSSLNEIVDDNFLVLIDQQITPLLQDEILPFLNDDLVRTQQMQGSIVLMLDADRDAYQVLVAEMEARSLALTGTTTKELYDKLVESHEQNLAQVKERCDISKNGIFSEEAMAHLNDSLSRFESWKATTRKIVELSAPGNDIDPMQLNKLSKDALAEFESFREPLDGAKEHLQLDIETALAEIARKKELINESEQKATASREAVVATADEVRRNASSSVSSFLIIGGIAITLTVVFGTILSRSIIAPLNQTIRMLDGIAASGGDLTQRLVMNRRDEFGRLAKSFNHFVEKIQGVVSRIAQDSEVLVQSSSELDDTSSSLTKGAEEASLRSSSVAAAAEEMSVSITNIQQTTHDMNNSFDMVSHAVDEMSRSISEIANNTEQSSTIANAASTTVSASHEKMELLSQAAAEIGRVTEVIQDIAEQTNLLALNATIEASRAGEAGRGFAVVATEVKALARQTAEATDDIRSRIAGIQTSASTAVETISDVDNVVKQVHQISMTIAAAVEEQRTVAQSISEQLQNVSHGVKSVSHSLDQSSEASSEVSRSIAQVDDVASRTLSDAGRTGSIGNRMSTLAAQLNETLSEFSY
- the treZ gene encoding malto-oligosyltrehalose trehalohydrolase: MPRTFGPQFQDDGSVCFTVHAPACDRLSLQIEGEDAQEIPMSQKEPGVFTVSVNVPAGTKYWFRVPDGNPRPDPASRFQPEGVHRPSELIDPRTYVWGDHSWKGIPKAAMVVYELHIGTFTKEGTYTAAIDRLDELVELGVTAVELMPVAESAGRWNWGYDGTDFFAPRNSFGSPDELRHLIDVAHQKGLAMILDVVYNHFGAEGNYLHPFGGYVSPIHQTVWGDAPNFDGDGSEMMREYIVANAKYWIEEFHFDGLRLDATHCILDNSPRHIVGEIGDAFAAMQTKLGRELHLIAESNIYDAELLTSLDAGGYGFDAIWCDDFLHAVAAEIQPEQHMSDRRYQAGEDIDATLRRGYVFRGTIGGKRRRIPLEEDSTPADLSSLIFSIQNHDFVGNHPEGLRMHQITSHEAQRAAAALMLMLPSIPMLFMGEEFAADNPFYFFADFGDSHLRKAVEQGRRREHPQHDWSQVVSCLSPAAFRKSKIGPRAEGNQETWNWYRDLLSLRKRWQHAGLLKGENLTAGWDQLWRTGLVTYRNDSQSCFAVVRLHPQNEAAEASTVSFEGDILLEQGCQSLGSGQYVLNEYAVLIGEGTVRFEKP
- a CDS encoding arylsulfatase; the protein is MHRLVSYAAALLLLCGSSLHAQEKKQPNIIVILADDMGYSDIGCYGSEIQTPTLDSLAESGLKFSQFYNTARCCPTRASLLTGLYPHQAGIGHMVTGNYDPNQFPGYHQDLNDRCQTIAEVLKPAGYTTYMTGKWHVCNNMSPDGTKHNWPLQRGFDHFYGTITGAGSFYDPAALCRGNTLITPVNDKDYQPESYYYTDAIGDNAVSFLQQHEEGSDDKPFFLYVAFTAAHWPMHALPEDIAKYEDLYKKGYGEIRKARFARLKELGLIDPQWEMAARAGTWKKIEHKPWEIQCMAVYAAMIDRMDQNIAKITQQLKASDELDNTLVFYMQDNGGCAEGVGRQSDKNLPEPRKPMGPDELQLSIIPAFARDGKPVRHGPENMPGPYDTYIAYGRNWANVSNTPFREYKHWVHEGGISTPLIVHWPVGIAASQNGKLVTTPSHLIDIMATCVDVAGADYPQQVAGKEITPLQGISLAPSFTGSEPQRKTPIFWEHEANGAVRDGKWKIVRYGKMGSGETQPWELHDMEADRTEQHDLASQHPEIVEKMAAQWDQWAHEANVLPWPWGNQKKK
- a CDS encoding arylsulfatase; its protein translation is MQTLTRTSLAVAFLLLLGISAHADERPNIVVIMVDDLGFSDLGCFGGEINTPNIDSLASGGLRFTSFYNCARCCPTRAAMLTGLYPHQVGLIRNGNSLTRNGVTIAEALGSAGYQTAMAGKWHLSRTQALPDHQAQLDWLNHQSQPDRTFSPVDTYPINRGFQRHFGPIWGVVDYFDPFSLVEGETPVEDVPDDFYMTDAITQKSVDYIQEMSQSDAPFFLYVAHTAPHWPLHAKPEDIAKYEKTYRDGWHKLRDKRYARQVEMGLIDPKTSPKPELQGQGDDWEALDEATREHMSQLMSVHAGMVDCVDQGVGRIINALKETGRLENTLILVMSDNGASPERYLNPGFDRPNETREGKPIQYEGLFNPGSETTWGYIGSYWASAGNTPYRYWKAQSFEGGAHTPMIAHWPSGLKTEPGSKTDQPGHVIDVLPTCLELAGAEYPQTFKKNEITPVEGLSLAPILAGQQREGHPALFFEHEGGKAMIADGWKLVQPKQNGQWELYHLAEDRTETNNLAEAEPKRLAQMKRKWQAWFNRVKP
- a CDS encoding sulfatase, encoding MKITRRLFALLALVAFAASASAEDLPNIVVFLSDDHTLTDSSLYGSTDLKTPNMERIAKDGMTFDQAFVASPSCAPSRAALLTGLMPSRNGAEPNHSRPRKEIKKLPAYFQELGYEVVSFGKVGHYAQTPEYGFDIARHFKYHEDVAVPEALKWLKARDSEKPLVLFVGTNWPHVPWPKAEDIDPKTIKIPSTHVHTPKTHAARAKYYQAVKTMDRELGEVYDLAYEKLGQDTLFLHTSDHGAQWPFGKWTLYDDGIRTPMIAVWPGKIQPGQRTDAMVSWVDILPTLYAATGQTPPEDLDGRSFLPVLLGETEKHRDEIFTVHSGDGNNNVFPTRSVRTGRWKYIRNLHPEYKFLSHVTNVHKEDAYWPSWEKKAENGKEAARKVKRYLERPAEELYDLEADPTEQTNLATDPQHAETLKQLQGKLDAWMKEQGDQEKVYGKPTLLESN